In Flavobacteriales bacterium, the following are encoded in one genomic region:
- a CDS encoding sulfite exporter TauE/SafE family protein: MVSLLYSAVGHGGASGYLALMSLWSFPVLVMKPTALILNLFVSAIAFVAYARKGHFRSKLLLAFAITSVPMAFLGGGMHIDASLYRKILGVLLIFAVLRMMGLLGGKTHSSTSVHWLIALLLGAGIGFFSGLIGIGGGVILTPLILLLGWGDMKEAAAVSAAFIWVNSAAALIGFSGTGVHLGNGIYLMAVLALVGGLLGAYLGSVKWDQTRLKYVLALVLVIASAKLIFT, translated from the coding sequence ATGGTGTCATTGCTTTACTCCGCGGTGGGTCATGGAGGGGCCAGTGGTTATTTGGCATTGATGTCCCTCTGGTCATTTCCCGTACTGGTCATGAAGCCAACGGCACTGATCCTGAATCTCTTTGTTTCGGCCATAGCCTTTGTCGCCTATGCGCGTAAGGGTCATTTCAGATCCAAGCTTCTCCTTGCTTTTGCCATCACCTCCGTACCCATGGCATTCTTGGGCGGAGGTATGCATATCGATGCGAGTCTATATCGGAAGATACTGGGCGTCCTGCTGATCTTTGCCGTATTGAGAATGATGGGACTACTCGGAGGGAAAACGCATTCCTCGACTTCTGTTCATTGGCTAATAGCCTTGCTCCTGGGAGCGGGGATCGGTTTCTTCTCAGGCCTGATAGGCATAGGAGGCGGGGTCATCCTTACACCACTGATCCTACTTCTTGGATGGGGCGATATGAAAGAAGCTGCAGCGGTCTCAGCGGCTTTTATCTGGGTCAATTCAGCTGCGGCCTTGATCGGATTCTCAGGGACCGGGGTGCACCTGGGGAATGGCATCTATCTGATGGCCGTTCTGGCTTTAGTAGGGGGTCTGCTAGGAGCCTATCTGGGTAGCGTGAAATGGGATCAGACCCGATTGAAATATGTGCTGGCCCTGGTCTTGGTCATTGCTAGTGCTAAACTTATCTTTACTTGA
- a CDS encoding MoaD/ThiS family protein — translation MRILCFGIAKDITGEKELDLELETPMRVDNLRVALAERYRDLDRLGYMLAVNEKYAQDDELVRSEDEVAIIPPVSGG, via the coding sequence ATGCGCATACTCTGTTTCGGTATAGCCAAGGATATCACGGGTGAGAAGGAACTCGACCTAGAATTGGAGACCCCTATGCGGGTGGATAATCTGAGAGTCGCGCTTGCGGAGAGATATCGGGACTTGGATAGGCTGGGCTATATGCTGGCGGTCAATGAGAAATACGCGCAAGATGATGAGCTCGTCCGGTCTGAGGATGAGGTGGCTATCATCCCTCCAGTGAGCGGTGGATGA
- a CDS encoding molybdenum cofactor biosynthesis protein MoaE, translated as MEHIWVHISDRSLSLDEAYDFVLDESCGGNCLFIGTARNQNQGETVTHLDFETYEKMALSEMRGIAEECIQRFGVRKVAILHRSGEVRQKEKAVIIAVSGVHRAECFDACRHAIDRLKERVPIWKKEFLLDGSHWVSERP; from the coding sequence ATGGAGCATATCTGGGTACATATCTCCGATCGGTCCCTTTCCTTAGATGAAGCCTATGATTTCGTATTGGATGAGAGCTGTGGAGGCAATTGTCTTTTCATAGGCACAGCTAGGAATCAGAATCAAGGAGAGACCGTCACACATTTGGATTTCGAGACCTACGAGAAAATGGCGCTAAGCGAAATGCGGGGAATCGCTGAAGAGTGTATTCAAAGATTCGGGGTCCGGAAAGTGGCCATCCTGCATCGAAGTGGAGAGGTCCGTCAGAAGGAGAAAGCGGTGATCATCGCGGTCTCAGGCGTACATCGGGCAGAATGTTTCGATGCTTGCCGCCATGCCATAGATCGCTTGAAAGAACGGGTACCTATCTGGAAGAAGGAATTCCTCCTCGATGGTTCACATTGGGTCAGTGAGCGACCTTGA
- the sulP gene encoding sulfate permease, with translation MLTSILKDPKVYVRQDLLSDLMAGLTVAIMLIPQGMAYALLAGLPPIYGLYAGLVPMIIYPLFGTSRFLSVGPVALVSIIVLTGLSQMAEPMTPEFIRLAILLSLISGVIQVLLSVFKMGFLVNFLSQPVISGFTSAAALIIAVSQLKYLLGIPLRGTVGFQDTLLGLISNVDSIQVASTFIGLSGLILILVLKKIHRSIPGALIAVVLGIVLVGYMGIGGGSVDTVGEVPAGLPRLMNPITDLHTIWQLIPLALVICLISFIESLAISKTLAAKHEEYSIDANKELLGLGMAKVLGAFFQAFPNTGSFTRSAINEQSGARTGLASWIAVIIIGLVLLFFTGTLSYLPNTILAAIVISAVFGLIDIKGALHLYRTHKGDFIVLLITFVLTLFLGIQKGVLVGVILSLLFILHKVSRPHYAVLGKLEEHDVYRNIQRFDQAQEDRELLIMRYDADIFFGNAEHFYETIIQEVEAKKGIKDLLIDMNAVGHIDSTGIVQFELLVKSLETMGVRLHLCSVKGPVRDEFRNYKLGAFLHGNQIHWDIDNAIARIKKSKQ, from the coding sequence ATGCTGACATCTATCTTGAAGGATCCCAAGGTCTATGTGCGTCAAGATCTCCTATCGGATCTGATGGCAGGCCTTACTGTGGCCATCATGCTCATTCCTCAAGGGATGGCCTATGCGCTCTTGGCCGGACTCCCTCCCATCTATGGTCTCTATGCCGGGCTGGTACCTATGATCATCTACCCGCTCTTCGGGACCTCCCGATTCCTCTCAGTCGGGCCGGTAGCCTTGGTCTCGATCATCGTTCTGACGGGTCTCTCTCAGATGGCCGAACCTATGACTCCGGAATTCATCCGATTGGCCATTCTCCTATCCCTTATTTCTGGTGTCATCCAAGTCTTGCTCTCTGTATTCAAGATGGGATTCTTGGTGAATTTCCTTTCCCAACCGGTGATCAGCGGATTCACATCGGCAGCTGCCCTTATCATCGCTGTAAGTCAACTGAAGTACCTACTTGGTATTCCTTTAAGAGGCACTGTCGGTTTTCAGGACACCTTGCTCGGTCTGATATCCAATGTGGACTCCATACAGGTCGCTTCCACTTTCATCGGACTCAGTGGATTGATCCTCATACTCGTATTGAAGAAGATACATCGTTCTATTCCCGGGGCTTTGATCGCAGTGGTCTTGGGTATCGTTTTGGTGGGATATATGGGTATTGGAGGTGGTAGCGTAGATACGGTAGGTGAAGTACCTGCGGGTCTACCTCGCTTGATGAACCCTATCACGGATCTCCATACCATCTGGCAACTCATCCCGCTGGCCTTGGTCATCTGCTTGATCAGCTTCATCGAATCCCTAGCCATTTCCAAGACATTGGCCGCCAAGCATGAGGAGTATTCCATCGATGCCAATAAAGAACTTCTCGGTCTGGGCATGGCAAAGGTCCTGGGCGCATTTTTCCAAGCATTTCCCAATACAGGTAGCTTCACCCGCTCCGCCATCAACGAGCAGAGCGGTGCCCGCACTGGACTGGCATCATGGATTGCCGTGATCATCATCGGACTTGTCCTTCTTTTCTTCACTGGGACCTTATCCTACTTACCCAATACGATTCTGGCAGCTATTGTGATATCTGCCGTATTCGGATTGATCGACATCAAAGGTGCACTGCATCTATACAGGACCCACAAAGGGGACTTCATCGTGCTACTCATAACTTTTGTTCTGACGCTCTTTCTCGGGATCCAGAAAGGAGTTTTGGTGGGAGTCATACTTTCTCTGCTCTTCATCCTACATAAGGTCTCCCGACCACACTATGCTGTCTTAGGAAAGCTGGAGGAGCATGATGTATATAGGAATATCCAGCGTTTCGATCAAGCGCAAGAGGACCGCGAACTACTCATTATGCGCTATGATGCCGATATCTTCTTTGGTAATGCAGAGCACTTCTATGAGACCATCATTCAAGAGGTGGAGGCCAAGAAAGGCATCAAGGACTTATTGATAGACATGAATGCCGTAGGCCATATCGATAGCACGGGAATTGTCCAATTCGAATTGCTGGTGAAATCCCTTGAGACCATGGGCGTCAGACTCCATTTATGCTCGGTCAAAGGTCCCGTACGTGATGAATTCAGAAACTACAAATTGGGAGCCTTCCTACATGGAAACCAGATACACTGGGATATAGACAATGCAATAGCACGGATAAAGAAGAGTAAGCAATGA